From a region of the Bacteroidales bacterium genome:
- a CDS encoding acyloxyacyl hydrolase, giving the protein MRKVRFLLLLCCFCICTITQAQKFDKKHLSIEGQVSFGKMAKLDSKIKEVLLSNDVRFYDLSLNYNTLPSDSSRFASAYNYPTFGLGFTVADFSSVHLTNQSRINTIFVLSGFIDRNLIRNKHLSFGYKLNAGLAYANNPYDPIKNPDNIFISSPLMVYIGFGFNVKYKPVNRLAIGLSADFRHISNGRTGMPNKGINMFSAGVSATYYLDKQQSDFTKIHKNDKYRKHLIYHLALHSGIQSSIEEWSLYSEKEADPAKKKTDFQKYPIISLSADIMYRYSLKFGTGIGVDLFYTSHTDKLKEWDSALSGINTSRQEYNPLSVGLSINQEVYYKNLSLFVAVGYYVYRELGLQKKEKFYQRAGFRYYLPPTNSVFMGISIKAHKFCTADYLEFSIGYKF; this is encoded by the coding sequence ATGCGTAAGGTAAGATTTCTTTTATTACTGTGTTGTTTTTGTATTTGTACGATAACACAAGCTCAAAAATTTGACAAGAAACATTTATCAATCGAAGGACAAGTCTCTTTTGGGAAAATGGCTAAGCTCGATTCCAAGATAAAAGAGGTTTTGCTCAGCAACGATGTGCGTTTTTACGATTTGTCGTTAAATTATAATACACTACCTTCCGATAGTAGTCGTTTCGCTTCGGCATACAATTATCCTACTTTCGGATTAGGATTTACTGTTGCCGATTTTAGTAGCGTACATTTAACTAACCAATCTCGTATTAATACAATCTTTGTATTATCAGGTTTTATCGACAGAAATCTTATCCGCAATAAACATTTAAGTTTTGGTTATAAATTAAACGCCGGTCTGGCTTATGCAAATAATCCTTATGATCCGATTAAAAATCCGGATAATATATTTATCAGTTCTCCTTTGATGGTATATATCGGTTTTGGATTTAATGTAAAATACAAACCTGTCAACCGGCTTGCAATTGGTTTAAGCGCTGATTTCAGACATATCTCAAATGGTCGTACGGGGATGCCGAATAAAGGCATAAATATGTTTTCGGCAGGAGTTTCCGCAACTTATTATTTAGACAAACAGCAGTCAGATTTTACGAAAATACACAAAAATGATAAATACAGAAAACATTTAATTTACCATTTAGCGCTACATAGCGGAATACAAAGTTCAATTGAGGAATGGAGTCTTTATTCTGAAAAAGAAGCTGACCCGGCGAAAAAGAAAACGGACTTTCAAAAATATCCTATTATTTCACTGTCTGCAGATATAATGTATAGATATTCCCTCAAATTTGGGACAGGAATAGGTGTTGACTTATTCTATACTTCCCACACCGATAAACTAAAGGAATGGGATTCCGCTTTGTCGGGTATAAACACCAGCAGACAGGAATATAATCCTTTATCTGTTGGGCTTTCAATAAATCAGGAAGTATATTATAAAAATTTATCCCTATTTGTTGCCGTCGGATATTATGTTTATCGTGAATTGGGATTACAGAAAAAAGAAAAATTTTATCAGCGAGCCGGATTCCGATATTACCTGCCTCCAACTAATTCCGTTTTCATGGGAATTTCCATCAAAGCTCACAAATTCTGTACAGCCGATTATCTGGAATTTTCCATCGGTTACAAA